The Denticeps clupeoides chromosome 1, fDenClu1.1, whole genome shotgun sequence genome segment CAGGCTGGACTTGGACCCGCTGGGTGGTGAACCCTCCCTCTCTTCACCTCCCGCTGGCGTCCAGATCTTCTCCAGATCGCCGTCTGACTCCAGCCGTCATCCAGTTCCGAATCAGAACCTCCCGCCACAAGGGACCGAGCCGGCCCGTGGCTTTTACTGGGGGCGGTTCTGAACATGGCGAGTGGGAGGAGCCACACACACGACTCGTTCCAGGGCAGCAGGGGATGAACAGATGGAGGGATTGGTAGGGAATCCTGGGAAGAGAGGTGGAGACAGAGGGACTCCATATGAACACACCATcgtacacccacacacacagtgtgacaGGAACACTTGGTACCTGAGTAACGGGTGCGAGGCGCCATTGTCCTCCAGGTGAACATTTGTGGATCTTCTTCTGACAGCAAATCCTGATTTCTGGAGCTCTGCTATTTGCGTAGAGAAATCTGGAGATATGAAGTAAGGGTGATAAACAGGTTCTCGTATTTTTAACGTCAGTCATGAATTCAATCATAAAGCCTTCCTGGAATGTTCCAGAATGCAAAATGTGTTCTTCACCCCTCATCGAATCAGGTCAGTGTAGAACATGAATCTGATTGGTTAGGGGCTGTGTGTAGAGACAACATTCATTCAACTTTTCAAAGATGGTCGCAGACAAGAAGGCGTTGGCTGGAAGTCCACCCCGCCTTCAGACGATGTGGCGCAGAGAAATCCCTCACCGATCACCAGTGACCATGCCGGAGAAGATCACTTGTCAGGAACCATTTCACCTCTGTCACATGATGTCAGACAGGACATGGTGGCATTTGATTCAGATGGACATAAATGttatcaggggcagtggtggcctagcggttatggaagcggccccgtaatcagaaggttgccggttcgaatcccgatccgccaaaggtgccactgaggtgccactgagcaaagcaccgtccccacacactgctccccgggcgcctgtcatggtgcccactgctcactcagggtgatgggttaaatgcagaggacaaatttcactgtgtgcaccgtgtgctgtgcatcacatgtgacaatcacttcactttactttaaaaaatcaAGAACATGGAACTGTGTGGTGAACAGTACCAGTAATGCACTGAGACACACCATCACACTGAGCATGGTGCTGAACCTCAGCGGCATCAGATCCAGAGCCGTGAAGGAACATCAAGATGAAACTGGAACCCTGGATCTGGATCCTGAAGCTCCGTTTAGCCCAGCAGGACACTAATCTGGTGGGTCCAATGGATCTCCTGCACTCTGGAgcgtatgagtgtgtgttgggttATTGAGTTCAGTCTTCTCCTCACTTTTCCTCACACTAACACGCACCCCCACACAGCCCCACCCTCTGAGCACGAGCCGAATGTCAGAACCCGAGACGGACCCAGAGAAGTGCTGACACCGGCAGTCACGCCGTCTGGTCACGGTGAACCTGTGACCCGAGAACCTGAGAAGACAGGAGACTCCCACGGCCATCTTCCTCGTTGCAGGCTCGCTCTCGGTTGCCTTGGCAACCTCTTAACCTCCAACGAGAAGAAGACGATACGCACGAACGCGTGCACAGATCATCACGGTCGGATCGACTCTCCACAAAGAGACACAGGGGACGCCGACTGAAGTTCATGGTcttttattggaaaaaaaaaaaaaaaaaaaaaagacaatcatGAACAACCTGGAATGGATGTAAACCAATCAAAAGACAAAGAAgttgaggagaaaaaaaaaacaagcgcaGAGGCCGTAAAAACCACGACACGCTCATGATCAGGAGGCGTCAAACGTaggaaataaaacatgttcGTGGCACAACCCCCCCCCGCCCAAATTAACACGAGGGCGGAGGAGTCGGCCCCGCCCGACACAAACCGATACACATGAAGAACAAAACTCCAAACATCTCCTTACATGCCAAACATAGTTTAAAATGTctatttatagattttatttttttttttgctttttgttaaatgctccattttcttaaaaatatctctgtattttttattctttagatTTTTAAGTTATATAACCAAACCGCAGGTCCCATTCACAGAGTCCCCGCCCCCCAGCCCCTCCCATCACTCACGGCCACACAGTCCCCGCCCCCAAGGCCCCGCCTCCCTCCCCAGTCCACCGGTCGGACTACAGCTCCTGTCTCAAGCTGCATGCAcaaagaacagaaaaagaagagagcAGAAGAAAGCGCGGAGTCGGGCGTCGGCCAGCCCGGGCCGATGGAACCAGGAAGCAGCCGGCCGGGCGCTGCGGTGCAGCGGCTGCTGCGGTGCGGCGGCTGCAGCTCGGAGGTTGGAATACGGGTTGGCTGTTAATTCGGTAAACAGGACCACTAACCAGTACATGCATcttttgttgccttttttttttttgtcttttaaagttCTGTATTTGgacgtttttatttttaaacattcagTTATGTTTTCTATACAGAAACAATATgaataatgaacatttttgcaAGAGGTAAGTAAAACatttgactgatttttttttttttgtcttttcttttttgtcttcttaCGAAGCTGGGAGAGGACAGGAGGGACTCACTTCGCCGTCATCATTTGTACAAATTCTGGGAAGAGAACAAACAGTCAAAATCACATCACGACGATTCGGAGGTTCTTATCACTGCGACAGGGAAAAAGGGAGCGTGGCCACGCCTACAACAAGAGCTCCGCCTCTCACCAGGGAACCCAATCACAGTTGGGCGCTGGAGGACCGAAATGTTGCTTTTCTACGTGCAGCAGGTTACTGGAACCAAACACGGGCCAATCGGCAGCGCTGAACCACAAGGGCGGAGCCTCACCTTCGTAATTGACCTGCCCGTCGCCGTCAATGTCTGCTTCTCTGATCATCTCGTCCACTTCCTCGTCTGTCAGCTTCTCTCCGAGGTTCGTCATGACGTGACGCAGCTCCGCCGCGCTGATGTAGCCGTTCCCGTCCTGGTGGCCGGAGAACATTATTACACCAGGGCCTGTTCCTTCCTCACTGACCGCTAAACCATCAGCCCAGAAGAAGATGGAAATGTTCTGGCTCGGCTTACAATGCGGCCCAGCTCTTGTTCCAGGATTAATGTCTATTAAGAACCTGAATTTCCTTGGAAAGACCACACCCATTCCAGCAGGATTCCCACACACGGATCTCCTCAGAAATGGGGGAAATGCAGCACACACCTTATCAAACACTCTGAAGGCCTCGCGGATCTCCTCCTCGCTGTCAGTGTCCTTCATTTTCCGAGCCATCATGGTGAGGAACTCCGGGAAGTCAATCGTTCCGTTACCTACAGAGACAAAAAGGAGGCAGAGACCTTAACCGCCAACCCTGCAccgaagcaaaaaaaaaaaaaaaaaaaaaaaaaagcctctcgGGGAGATCCGGGAAGTTCTCcggatttttttaaaaggtcccctattatacattatatacatttatatcggtcccctaattctgtgcAGAATTCCAGCAACTTTGATCCAGCcccacaatgaggtttcccAGGACTCGCCGGTTTCGgtgtctgtggctttaaatgctaatgaggaggagagaggcgggacgaggaggagagcagccaataGGAGTTGAGCTGGCGTTCTCACAATAGgggacctaaaaaaaaaaactgtcacatgAGCCAACAAGGCTCTAAACCTGACCTAACGTTTAAACCTGAGAAACGTTTAAAACGCTCCAGAATCTACTGACGAATTTCCTGAATGCTTGGAGGTGGCTGGAGAGGTTCTGGTGCAGGTCTCACATGGAGAACCAGCTTTAGCCGGTGGGACGGAGGCTGTGGAAGTCGGCGTTGGTCACACGCCTCAGatcttgcacattgttgttgacGTTGTTGTGTTTTCCTACAtcgtacttgagagacaccgtcTACCGGAATCCAATTCCTTGTATGTTCCTTGCACTTACtaggccaataaatacgattctgattctgatctaGGCCAACACACTGAATTAGCATCATCCAGACAAAGCTAGGCTAATGTTGGCCATCTTGAGCCAGACGAGGGGATCTAGCGAGGAACCGCGGATACGAATACAGAGCTGAGGCAACATGGAACCTACCGGAAACATGTAATGCCTGATGtgactggctgtgtgtgtgtgtgtgtatgttctccGGAGGCTGTGTAGGGCCAGCTGTTCTCCTGTGTGGAtccagcctgtgtgtgtgtgtgtgtgtggacgtacATTATGGGTCCTTCACATCTTCAATAGCTGCTCTCCTTTGTCATCGGAgagcgtgtgtgtttatttttgtcttcATATTCCATTTCTATtcatacatgaacacacacacacagctgtaacCTCAGGctatggaggtgtgtgtgtgtgtgtgttactggcCGCTGGTCAGGTCTGTAGATGCACCAACACACAGGTTGGAAAGTGGATTACGTAACGGGGTCATTACTACCTGGTGTTACTCAACCAGCTTTACTCCAGACTGACTCAAATAGaaccgccacacacacacacacacacaaacacacacacactcaccgtcTGCATCCACCTCGTTGATCATGTCCTGCAGCTCCGCCTCGGTGGGGTTCTGGCCCAGGGACCTCATCACCGTGCCCAGCTCCTTGGTGGTGATGGTGCCGTCACCGTCCTTGTCGAACAAGGAGAAGGCCTCCTTAAACTCTGCAGAAGACACGGTCCACTTTTACCTACACGTACCATCaagacgaaatgtgtcctcgagGTTTATTACATTAGTAGGACCGACTGATCGCGTCTGGAGGT includes the following:
- the LOC114790757 gene encoding calmodulin-alpha-like isoform X3 — its product is MADQLTEEQIAEFKEAFSLFDKDGDGTITTKELGTVMRSLGQNPTEAELQDMINEVDADGNGTIDFPEFLTMMARKMKDTDSEEEIREAFRVFDKDGNGYISAAELRHVMTNLGEKLTDEEVDEMIREADIDGDGQVNYEGEAPPLWFSAADFGPPAPNCDWVPW